Within Haematobia irritans isolate KBUSLIRL chromosome 2, ASM5000362v1, whole genome shotgun sequence, the genomic segment ACCTTCCTGGAGTGTAACGAGAGGTACAATGAATTCAATTCCAAATTTCTTTTGGTAagtgaaatgtaccaaatttaaagcaattattccaaattttacaatttgggcCCAAAGCTTTGGTTCTTTGGCGCTGAATCCTTAAATTTCAGCCTGTCGTAAATTGCACCAAACCAACATATTGTAGGATATAGTTTTACAACAATGACCCTTGGCTAAGTTAACATTGACCGTTCGACATTTTCGAAATCAATTGCAAACTATAAATGGCTTTGTAATAGCTTTTGTATTTAGGATCCCCCATGATACTATGACTTAGAAATAACTTTAGATTGAAAACTATTATTCGGGCAATACGGTAAATAGTAGTATAATACTAAGGTAACAAAGTTACCTTAGAATAACACTACAACACATCTTTTAAATGTTagcgtacacccaaagaaatttgttagtagggacagcagaaaagtcagctaaaacagcagaaagtctgctgaaaaaaggacagcagtcactgtttgctgaaatagcaaacatttcctgctacttTTTAAGCTCGACTACACTAaatcatgttttattttggctgaaacaaataaaaatatcaacttaggagctatcctaacataattaaaacaatattttatgaaaatctacactaattgattaaaaatctgaatatttatcgatttGAGGCATAaccgcaaacaaaatgtttgctgatcgtatttatgaGCTTTAAAGTatgttacagtgcaaaaatataccaaaaattacttttggttcttaaatatgctttggggaaaaatttataacttaaaaattttataatttattgttcattaggccctgaagtacaaaaatataacaacagacatcgactgctgttatttgcagacttttttctatgagtgtagttaTATTAAAATTGATTACATTTAACTTAAATTCTAATCAAGAGACTTTTAATACAGCTTACATGCATGTGGTatgatttattaatttttattgaatttttacaattaagtgcgtataaaattgattaatttttctCAATAATTTGGCAGTATTTTCTTGaagataatataaaatatttccctTTTATTATTGCCTACTGCCGGAACAAGATGACTCCATATCTAACAAATTTCTGTAAATATCGGTATTATCTCGCTCTTGTCTTGACTGGAGAGTTTTGCGTACTCTTCTCCAAACTTTACTTTGTCAAAGTTCTCCATCCATTCTGCCGCttggttttgtaaattttccaaaCCATTTTCACTCAAGAGCTTTACAACTTCCTTAGCTTCCGTGGTGCCTTCATTCTGTTCACCATAGGGTGCTGTCACTTCAAGAAATGCCACCATCAATTCAACACTCTTTTGTGCACATATTCCTGACTTTGTATTGTATTCACTCAGTCTTGATAGATAGGCTTCAAATTCCTCCCTGTACTTCTCGTAAGAGTCCACAGTGGGCATAGCTTCGAGTACAGCATTGATCATGGGACCACTGTCATTGACCACACTTTTGGCAAATTGAATGAGCTCTTTCATGTTTTGTTCCACATAAGTATCTCGCTTGAATCTGGTGTAGGTTCCACCCAAGCAAACctttaaagaatttaaaaataaacaaaggtGTTGAGCTTATCTATCGCATGTACACTTTGATGAGAGGATAttgagaagaaaaatttaaccTGAATTAATAGAGCGATGCttattaatttcatgaaaaacgTTCTCATGTTTGCCCCGCTATATACCAGCTGATGCTGTGAATCAGACTGAACTGGCGTCTGCATCTGAAGAAGTGTCATTTGTTTGTAAGAAGCTTTTAAGAGAAGTATTTGTTGATTTGTGCATTGTTATATTGTTCTCATAGGAGAGATTTCATCAATTAAACATTACTTGGGGGACCATTCTATACAAAAACAGTTGAATATACATACAACACGGGGTGCGATTCCCATTACTATAAGAGGTAGATATTCCTATAACGCCAAGCCCAGGAGAAGATCCAAGAGAAAACCTATTTGTTGGTTAAAGAATTTCCCGATCACCGAGTGTTTTTGATTGACAGAATTTACATGGTAGaaataagtttaaagtttaCTTGCATATGGTGGCATTCCCATTACAGTTGCAAAACCCATTTAAACGAGATTTGTATAACTCAGTTTGTTTGCTTAATTTGAAGTATATAACATCACTGAGTAGTTAATTTTAGTAAGCGGCTACTGTTGATACCAGATTAGTCAGGGAGTGTCCGTAGGGAGTGTTCTTTGCTACAATACCAATGGCATAGATAGCATATGTTGAGTAACTGTTTACTGCAATCAAA encodes:
- the LOC142223179 gene encoding uncharacterized protein LOC142223179 translates to MTLLQMQTPVQSDSQHQLVYSGANMRTFFMKLISIALLIQVCLGGTYTRFKRDTYVEQNMKELIQFAKSVVNDSGPMINAVLEAMPTVDSYEKYREEFEAYLSRLSEYNTKSGICAQKSVELMVAFLEVTAPYGEQNEGTTEAKEVVKLLSENGLENLQNQAAEWMENFDKVKFGEEYAKLSSQDKSEIIPIFTEIC